In one Photobacterium swingsii genomic region, the following are encoded:
- a CDS encoding quaternary amine ABC transporter ATP-binding protein has product MDKAKQEPLISVKNLYKVFGPNGKKVLEQVKAGKSKDEILAETGHTVGLSDINVDVYPGEIFVVMGLSGSGKSTLIRHFNRLIEPTAGEIIVQGSDVMALNSKDLQTFRRHKMSMVFQRFGLMPHHTVLDNIGYGLQIQGVAKDERKQRAMEWLETVGLGGYQSQFPAQLSGGQQQRVGLARALCTDADILLMDEAFSALDPLIRSEMQDQLIELQEKLHKTIVFITHDLDEALRLGDRIAILRDGVLVQQGRPVDILLNPADDYVEAFVKDVNRARALTVETVMKPQVVRISAETIGEAVAEMRKAKDDYGYYVNDDGYQGVITQETLENVEKEDYNKAIDASLLEDVPAIQSDALLEAVIPETLDSDHPLPVLNADGDVEGHLSRSTLAEVLSEHNSAEESDEKKPTTNKSLAA; this is encoded by the coding sequence ATGGATAAGGCTAAGCAAGAACCACTGATCAGTGTAAAAAACTTATATAAAGTCTTTGGCCCCAATGGCAAGAAGGTACTTGAGCAAGTTAAGGCAGGTAAATCAAAAGATGAGATTTTAGCTGAAACGGGTCATACCGTTGGTTTGAGTGACATCAATGTCGATGTTTACCCTGGTGAAATATTTGTGGTTATGGGGCTATCTGGCTCGGGTAAATCGACACTGATCCGTCACTTTAATCGATTAATTGAACCAACAGCAGGTGAAATTATCGTACAGGGTAGTGATGTCATGGCCCTTAACAGCAAGGATTTACAAACCTTCCGTCGCCATAAAATGTCTATGGTGTTCCAGCGTTTTGGCTTGATGCCTCATCATACCGTGTTGGATAACATAGGGTATGGATTACAGATCCAAGGTGTCGCGAAAGATGAGCGTAAGCAGCGTGCGATGGAATGGCTTGAGACGGTTGGCTTAGGGGGCTATCAAAGCCAGTTTCCTGCCCAGCTTTCAGGGGGACAGCAGCAGCGCGTTGGGCTGGCACGCGCCTTGTGTACCGACGCAGATATCCTGCTGATGGATGAGGCGTTCTCAGCGCTTGATCCCTTGATTCGAAGCGAGATGCAAGATCAGCTGATTGAATTGCAAGAAAAGCTCCATAAAACGATCGTCTTTATTACTCATGATCTCGATGAAGCGTTACGTCTTGGTGATCGCATTGCGATATTGCGTGACGGTGTACTGGTGCAGCAAGGGCGTCCGGTCGATATTCTGTTGAACCCTGCGGACGACTACGTTGAAGCCTTTGTAAAAGATGTTAACCGTGCACGTGCCTTAACCGTCGAAACGGTCATGAAGCCACAAGTCGTGCGTATTTCCGCTGAAACAATAGGTGAAGCAGTTGCTGAAATGCGTAAAGCGAAAGACGATTACGGTTACTACGTCAATGACGATGGCTACCAAGGGGTTATTACCCAAGAAACGCTAGAGAATGTTGAGAAGGAAGATTATAACAAGGCCATTGACGCCTCGTTACTGGAGGATGTACCTGCTATTCAAAGTGATGCCTTACTGGAAGCGGTTATTCCTGAAACCTTAGACAGCGATCACCCGCTACCAGTACTTAATGCTGATGGGGATGTTGAGGGACATTTATCTCGTTCGACACTGGCAGAAGTGCTTAGTGAGCACAATAGTGCTGAGGAGAGTGATGAAAAAAAGCCGACGACAAATAAATCACTAGCTGCCTAG
- a CDS encoding endo alpha-1,4 polygalactosaminidase yields MRLLSAVLVSSLFLAGCNSGSDQAENNDKSSGNTPVAPPTDGPTTPTTPVIPPVEVPKLDPNVAPITNGSWYRPGPLTTWQWQLSGTVNTSYNVDIYNIDLFDSSTDLIQGLQQSGKKVICYFSAGSYENWRPDANEFKESDLGNNLDGWPGERWLDIRSTNVFSIMTKRLELAKEKGCDGVELDNMDGYTNNTGVNLTNTDQLAYNRVVANTAHQLNLSIGLKNDLDQILELVDYYDFAINESCTEYNECHLLNPFIQNGKAVLNAEYLKKYVDDEAARNAMCSQSKQMQFSTLVLPLELNDAFRFSCL; encoded by the coding sequence ATGCGATTATTATCTGCTGTATTGGTTTCATCCTTGTTCCTTGCTGGTTGTAATTCAGGATCGGATCAAGCAGAAAACAACGACAAGTCCTCAGGGAATACCCCTGTAGCGCCGCCAACTGATGGACCAACCACGCCTACAACGCCGGTAATCCCCCCCGTTGAAGTGCCTAAACTCGATCCGAATGTTGCCCCTATCACCAATGGTAGTTGGTATCGCCCGGGGCCACTTACTACCTGGCAATGGCAGCTCAGCGGTACAGTAAATACGTCTTATAATGTCGATATTTACAATATTGATTTATTTGATTCATCAACAGATCTTATTCAAGGTTTACAACAATCAGGCAAAAAAGTTATTTGTTACTTTTCTGCTGGATCTTATGAAAACTGGCGCCCTGACGCCAATGAATTTAAAGAAAGTGATTTAGGTAACAATCTTGATGGTTGGCCGGGTGAGCGCTGGTTAGATATTCGTTCTACTAATGTTTTTTCAATAATGACTAAACGATTAGAACTAGCAAAAGAAAAAGGTTGTGATGGCGTCGAGCTCGATAATATGGACGGTTATACTAATAACACAGGGGTCAATTTAACCAATACCGATCAACTTGCTTATAATCGAGTAGTGGCTAATACTGCCCACCAACTCAATTTATCTATTGGTCTTAAAAATGACCTAGACCAAATTCTTGAGTTGGTTGATTATTATGACTTTGCAATTAATGAGTCGTGTACAGAATATAACGAATGTCATTTACTTAATCCCTTTATCCAAAATGGAAAGGCAGTGCTAAATGCTGAGTATTTAAAGAAATATGTTGATGATGAAGCCGCTAGAAATGCCATGTGCAGTCAATCTAAGCAAATGCAGTTTAGTACCTTAGTGCTTCCGCTCGAATTAAACGATGCATTTCGGTTCAGCTGTTTATAG
- a CDS encoding DUF1190 family protein: MKRSERVVLASMRKNWRPYMVTPLTAVFAGVALTGCSDNSTEAEIYHSLDDCISDNPSYTEQCQSAYQFALQEASRTAPKYQSMNDCVAEFGSNGCMQSPGNNWFMPAMAGFMFARMMDNNRGYYSQPMFRSYYPGSVFYDRWTTADGYDYGRSSYRKTTVRVGKDQMKPKATTSRTISRGGFGSSVSAKSGWSSSKSSSKSWGG, from the coding sequence ATGAAACGAAGTGAACGCGTCGTCCTCGCCAGCATGCGTAAAAACTGGCGTCCCTACATGGTGACACCGCTAACAGCAGTATTTGCAGGTGTAGCACTAACAGGCTGTAGCGATAACAGTACAGAAGCTGAAATTTACCACTCGCTAGACGATTGTATTAGCGATAACCCAAGCTATACAGAGCAGTGTCAATCAGCGTATCAGTTTGCCTTACAAGAAGCCTCACGGACCGCACCTAAGTATCAGTCAATGAACGATTGTGTGGCCGAATTTGGCTCAAATGGTTGTATGCAATCACCAGGCAATAACTGGTTTATGCCTGCTATGGCTGGTTTTATGTTTGCCCGCATGATGGATAACAATCGCGGCTATTACTCACAGCCCATGTTCCGCTCTTACTACCCTGGCAGTGTCTTCTATGATCGCTGGACCACAGCAGATGGCTATGACTATGGCCGCAGCTCATACCGCAAAACAACGGTACGAGTCGGCAAAGATCAAATGAAACCGAAAGCAACCACCAGCCGTACTATTTCACGAGGTGGCTTTGGTTCTAGTGTGTCAGCTAAATCAGGCTGGAGCAGCAGTAAATCATCCAGTAAGAGCTGGGGAGGCTAA
- a CDS encoding DUF350 domain-containing protein encodes MDVFSQSLAGLGAFLLYFSLSLVFLMLFKFVYVRFTPYDEWKLVKEDQNTAAAIALSGSVLGYSLAIAGAASNSVNLIDFAIWGLVALAAQLVAFVIVRFGFMPKIVERIEAGEIPAGILMAATSVSVGLLNAACMTY; translated from the coding sequence ATGGACGTTTTTAGTCAATCACTTGCTGGCCTTGGCGCATTTCTGCTGTATTTCTCGCTGTCGTTAGTCTTCTTGATGCTATTCAAGTTTGTCTATGTCCGCTTTACACCATATGACGAATGGAAGTTGGTAAAAGAAGACCAAAACACAGCCGCAGCCATCGCATTATCGGGCTCAGTGTTAGGCTATAGCCTAGCGATTGCAGGCGCCGCTTCTAACTCAGTTAACTTAATCGACTTTGCGATCTGGGGCCTTGTGGCACTAGCAGCACAGCTGGTTGCCTTTGTCATTGTCCGCTTTGGTTTTATGCCTAAAATCGTAGAGCGCATTGAAGCTGGCGAAATTCCAGCAGGTATTTTGATGGCTGCAACCTCGGTATCAGTTGGCCTCTTAAACGCTGCGTGCATGACATACTAG
- a CDS encoding YjfK family protein: MFDWLKKKMAPEAPKIEAPEVLGLRLGGAFELDDLKLKLIEPDLIIEGAAHTHLIQAVGEVNLDEQTRLLRYYTDDDGFVQVLQHGRSEADVSEVKLYYFYHTRPIDTQAQWQDTLDHQIVQPSKQLEGYDFEKVWENERPVAMTEKTYLADGTVSETDQFVMIYEREAATEQYESLMVSGEEKIINNRAEWSLVTSTGFNLTPTDFTLIG; this comes from the coding sequence ATGTTTGATTGGCTGAAAAAGAAAATGGCCCCTGAAGCCCCCAAAATTGAAGCGCCAGAAGTGCTAGGATTGCGCCTAGGTGGTGCCTTCGAACTTGATGATTTAAAACTCAAGTTAATTGAACCTGATTTGATCATTGAAGGCGCAGCACACACCCATTTAATCCAAGCCGTGGGTGAAGTTAACTTAGATGAACAAACCCGCCTGCTGCGTTACTACACCGACGATGACGGCTTTGTGCAAGTGCTCCAACATGGGCGCTCTGAAGCGGATGTTAGCGAAGTAAAGCTGTACTACTTCTACCACACTAGACCCATTGATACCCAAGCTCAGTGGCAAGACACTCTAGATCATCAAATTGTCCAACCAAGTAAACAGCTTGAAGGGTACGATTTTGAAAAAGTATGGGAAAACGAACGACCTGTTGCTATGACAGAAAAAACCTACTTAGCAGATGGGACAGTCAGCGAAACCGATCAGTTTGTAATGATTTATGAACGTGAGGCCGCAACTGAACAGTACGAATCACTGATGGTATCGGGCGAAGAAAAAATCATTAATAACCGTGCTGAATGGAGCCTAGTGACAAGTACTGGCTTTAACCTCACACCAACAGATTTCACCTTAATCGGTTAA